The Bernardetia litoralis DSM 6794 genome includes a window with the following:
- a CDS encoding PepSY-like domain-containing protein, whose protein sequence is MLKFITLLSFVLVFAFGSHAYAFAQTIPANVKPTFEQKFAGAKVISCHEINGEHNIIFQQEDEVKSARFDTNGKWIDTIITLNPGTAPTNIEEYIATNHAGKNGQIRRIENETGTTFLAFISETEAVRFDKDGNMVKLEDVSSIDESALSTIDR, encoded by the coding sequence ATGTTAAAATTTATCACTCTACTCTCATTTGTTCTTGTTTTTGCTTTTGGAAGCCATGCTTATGCATTTGCTCAAACTATTCCTGCTAATGTAAAACCTACCTTTGAACAAAAATTTGCAGGTGCTAAGGTTATTAGTTGTCACGAAATCAATGGGGAACACAATATTATTTTTCAGCAAGAAGATGAAGTAAAATCAGCTCGTTTTGATACCAATGGAAAATGGATTGATACTATAATTACTCTGAACCCTGGTACTGCTCCAACTAATATTGAAGAATATATTGCTACTAATCATGCAGGAAAAAATGGACAAATTCGAAGAATTGAAAATGAAACAGGAACTACTTTTTTAGCTTTTATTAGTGAAACAGAAGCTGTTCGTTTTGATAAAGATGGAAATATGGTCAAATTAGAAGATGTTAGCTCAATAGACGAGTCTGCACTTAGTACAATCGATAGGTAG
- a CDS encoding NAD(P)/FAD-dependent oxidoreductase — translation MKKELSLVLPPEIAFEKEAFEKFIYKKLDISENIEDVTIRQTRRSLDARQRDLKVNVWAEVFINEKANPVISYKREYPNVKNAPQAIIVGAGPAGMFAALRLVELGIKPILIERGKDVKKRVSDIAAISRRHIVNPDSNYCFGEGGAGTYSDGKLYTRAKKRGDWRRILEIFVAHGADENILIDNHPHIGTNKLPRIVAEMRQSILDAGGEVLFETKVTDFIITKGKEEELKGVVLENGDKIEGIGVILATGHSARDIFELLDKKQILIEAKPFAIGVRVEHQQKLIDKIQYKRDKREKYLPAASYSLVQQVPFDNLEKGVFSFCMCPGGFIVPAATLQGEVVVNGMSPSKRNSKYANSGIVVAIDEREWSKKYAKKGALAGLYYQEEIERNACQVAGNTQAAPAQRLLDFTQKKISSSLLDTSYQPGLVSAEMGNVLPAEITERLRVGFKGFDKKMKGFLTNEAQIVGVESRTSSPVRIPREKETNQHPILKRFFPCGEGAGYAGGIASAAIDGERCAEKLAELYGK, via the coding sequence ATGAAAAAAGAACTTTCCCTTGTCCTTCCTCCAGAAATTGCCTTTGAAAAAGAAGCCTTCGAAAAATTTATTTATAAAAAATTAGATATTTCTGAGAATATAGAAGATGTAACCATTCGACAAACTCGTCGTTCTTTAGATGCTCGTCAGCGAGATTTGAAAGTCAATGTTTGGGCAGAAGTTTTCATTAATGAAAAAGCAAATCCTGTTATTTCTTATAAAAGAGAATATCCAAATGTTAAGAATGCACCACAGGCAATTATTGTTGGAGCAGGACCAGCAGGCATGTTTGCTGCTTTGCGTTTGGTGGAGCTAGGAATAAAACCAATTTTGATAGAACGAGGAAAGGATGTCAAAAAGCGAGTGTCAGATATTGCAGCTATTAGCCGTCGTCATATCGTCAATCCAGATTCAAATTATTGTTTTGGAGAAGGAGGAGCAGGAACATATTCAGATGGAAAACTTTATACAAGAGCCAAAAAACGAGGTGATTGGCGAAGAATATTAGAAATTTTTGTTGCTCATGGAGCTGATGAAAATATTTTGATTGACAATCATCCTCATATAGGAACAAATAAATTGCCTAGAATTGTAGCAGAAATGCGACAAAGTATTTTAGATGCTGGAGGAGAAGTTTTGTTTGAAACCAAAGTAACTGATTTTATTATTACAAAAGGAAAAGAAGAGGAACTAAAAGGTGTTGTCTTAGAAAATGGCGATAAAATAGAAGGAATTGGAGTTATCTTAGCAACAGGACATTCAGCAAGAGATATTTTTGAGCTTTTGGATAAAAAACAAATTCTTATTGAAGCCAAACCTTTTGCAATTGGAGTGCGTGTAGAGCATCAACAAAAATTGATTGATAAGATTCAATATAAACGAGATAAGCGAGAAAAATATCTTCCTGCTGCATCGTATTCGCTTGTTCAGCAAGTGCCTTTTGATAACTTAGAAAAAGGAGTTTTTTCATTTTGTATGTGTCCAGGAGGATTTATTGTTCCTGCTGCTACACTTCAAGGCGAAGTAGTAGTAAATGGAATGTCGCCTTCAAAACGAAATTCAAAATATGCTAATTCGGGAATTGTAGTAGCAATAGATGAGCGAGAATGGAGTAAAAAATATGCAAAGAAAGGAGCTTTAGCAGGACTTTATTATCAAGAAGAAATTGAAAGAAATGCTTGTCAGGTTGCAGGAAATACACAAGCTGCGCCAGCACAACGTTTATTAGATTTTACACAGAAAAAAATATCGTCATCACTTTTAGATACTTCTTATCAACCAGGGTTAGTTTCGGCAGAAATGGGAAATGTTTTACCTGCTGAAATTACAGAACGTTTGAGAGTGGGTTTTAAAGGATTTGATAAAAAAATGAAAGGATTTTTGACCAATGAAGCGCAAATTGTGGGTGTAGAAAGTCGCACTTCTTCGCCTGTTCGGATTCCTAGAGAAAAAGAAACAAACCAACATCCAATTTTGAAACGCTTTTTTCCTTGTGGAGAAGGTGCTGGTTATGCAGGTGGAATCGCTTCGGCTGCAATAGATGGAGAGCGTTGTGCTGAAAAGTTGGCAGAGTTATATGGGAAGTGA
- a CDS encoding DUF4126 domain-containing protein, producing the protein MGLAVLLHAIGTIPLFASRAFLPAFLTSLLFRLPSVFPFADVDAPSAELFITKTPVIIVLGILAVLEILADKNTDIKTLWLQAEPFLKPIIYSIMLLGVVDNDSEAIMQGIYQAGMGDYVMIFFTAGAVYSLTILRTRIQEWLLEIDGDGDLFLNFIFSSIEDTFVFFGFFLLLVTGIGAIIFFGIIVGVLYLWQQKIKTNEEKQKIACSSCQHKNPPFALECSNCHTSQSQIYKIGFLGQKKNEQLNNDTKARKKQTFNLLTQERCGYCASKTNKKVCPTCRKEHILNTSENRKAYIMFIQKRYATWLPLSIGLGFIPIVGIAIAVLGANLYVFAPMKRQIPSIKAVGVQILTKILLFCVIFFGSVAGFILAPLYCSVRFFMWRTAFVKHWK; encoded by the coding sequence ATGGGTTTAGCTGTTCTTTTACATGCCATTGGTACGATTCCTCTTTTTGCTTCTCGTGCCTTTTTGCCTGCTTTTCTGACTTCATTACTTTTTAGACTTCCTTCAGTTTTTCCTTTTGCTGATGTAGATGCGCCTTCTGCCGAGCTTTTTATTACCAAAACTCCTGTCATTATTGTTCTAGGTATTTTGGCAGTTCTAGAAATTTTGGCTGATAAAAATACAGATATAAAAACGCTTTGGTTACAAGCAGAGCCATTTTTAAAGCCAATTATTTATTCAATAATGCTTTTGGGAGTGGTAGATAATGATTCGGAAGCAATTATGCAAGGCATTTATCAAGCTGGGATGGGAGATTATGTCATGATTTTTTTTACAGCTGGTGCTGTTTATAGTCTAACTATTTTGAGAACAAGAATACAAGAATGGCTTTTGGAAATTGATGGAGATGGCGACCTTTTTCTAAATTTTATTTTTTCTAGCATTGAAGATACGTTTGTGTTTTTTGGCTTTTTTTTACTTTTGGTTACTGGAATAGGAGCTATTATTTTCTTTGGAATTATTGTAGGAGTTCTTTATTTATGGCAACAGAAAATTAAAACAAATGAAGAAAAACAAAAAATTGCATGTTCTTCCTGTCAGCATAAAAACCCTCCTTTTGCTTTAGAATGCAGTAACTGTCATACTTCACAAAGCCAAATTTATAAAATTGGTTTTTTAGGACAGAAAAAAAATGAGCAACTAAATAATGATACAAAAGCTAGAAAAAAACAAACATTTAACCTTTTGACACAAGAAAGATGTGGATATTGTGCTTCCAAAACAAATAAAAAAGTATGTCCAACTTGCCGAAAAGAACATATTTTGAATACTTCTGAAAACCGAAAAGCATATATTATGTTTATACAAAAACGCTATGCAACTTGGCTTCCTTTGAGTATTGGATTAGGTTTTATTCCAATTGTAGGAATTGCTATTGCTGTTTTAGGAGCTAATTTGTATGTTTTTGCACCAATGAAAAGACAAATTCCGAGTATAAAAGCAGTAGGTGTACAGATTCTAACAAAAATTTTACTTTTCTGTGTGATATTTTTTGGCTCAGTTGCAGGGTTTATTTTAGCTCCTTTGTATTGTTCTGTTCGATTTTTTATGTGGCGAACAGCTTTTGTAAAGCATTGGAAATGA
- a CDS encoding BspA family leucine-rich repeat surface protein encodes MKKHILITLLMVMYALVAQAQEGAFITTWKTNTDKENITIPVSTFYKYDFTVDWGDGNTTKETKNAVHTYEKAGTYKVAITGNFPAIQIDKVRKNTSKIQSIDQWGTMTWKSMFNAFQNCKNLTYKATDKPILTEVKNMSGMFSNAQSFNGNIGDWNVENVTDMSFMFHRAIAFNQDIGSWNVSNVVDMSAMFSKATAFNQNIGAWNVSKLKKTWGMFQDAAIFNQDIRSWDVSKVRYASKMFKNASSFNQDISEWKIYLLECDDFSTNSALSLEKLPKLKYCTD; translated from the coding sequence ATGAAAAAACACATATTAATAACATTACTAATGGTTATGTATGCACTTGTAGCTCAAGCACAAGAAGGAGCATTTATAACCACATGGAAAACCAATACTGATAAAGAAAATATTACTATCCCTGTAAGTACTTTCTATAAATATGACTTCACAGTAGATTGGGGAGATGGAAATACTACAAAAGAAACAAAAAATGCAGTACACACTTACGAAAAAGCAGGAACATACAAGGTAGCCATAACAGGAAATTTTCCAGCTATACAAATAGATAAAGTTCGAAAAAACACTAGTAAAATACAATCTATTGACCAATGGGGAACAATGACTTGGAAATCAATGTTTAATGCCTTTCAGAATTGTAAAAACTTAACATACAAAGCTACTGACAAACCTATCCTAACAGAAGTGAAAAATATGTCTGGAATGTTCTCAAATGCACAATCTTTCAATGGAAATATCGGCGACTGGAATGTAGAAAATGTTACAGATATGAGTTTTATGTTTCATAGAGCTATCGCCTTCAATCAAGATATAGGTTCTTGGAATGTAAGTAATGTGGTAGATATGAGTGCCATGTTTAGTAAAGCAACAGCATTCAATCAGAATATAGGTGCTTGGAATGTGAGTAAGCTAAAGAAAACATGGGGGATGTTTCAAGATGCAGCTATATTTAATCAAGATATACGCTCTTGGGATGTATCAAAGGTAAGGTATGCCAGTAAGATGTTTAAGAATGCCTCTTCATTTAATCAAGATATTAGTGAATGGAAAATATACCTTTTAGAATGCGATGATTTCAGTACTAATTCGGCATTGAGTTTAGAAAAGCTACCTAAACTAAAATATTGTACAGACTAG
- a CDS encoding M23 family metallopeptidase, with the protein MKSIHFLFAFLICFLYSSFCFAQKRGEYMYPINPNTTNSLSGGMAELRSNHFHMGIDVRTNNQIGLPVHAADDGYVSRVKVKGSGYGNAIYIKHKNGTTTLYGHLSEFNKEIAAYVRKIQYQRKSFNVDLYLSPSQFPVKKGDIVALSGNSGSSGGPHVHFEIRDKNERALNPLDYGFDEIKDNIAPIMDRVAFIPLEKNALIKGEYNREIVGAYSTGKNKYGLRIPKMTAYGLIGLEIDAKDKADGVYFSYGMDEIEVSVNEKQTFKVHFDRISFANQRHMNNYMNYEYYIKTRKRYRKCYVPDGGEHLHFYESSNKNKGKLFIEDGKTYQVRIRMTDAYGNESNTEFEIVGDKNQKAVKNYPVKLNNYKIEDNYMIFNGLTFDEKQEAEVCIDYLAYKIKPQFEVGNTGTFFWDLRTGLPDSLIFPNGTTIYPNVKAQVPSKTSFSFYHNDFNIYFPNGALYDTTYLAFQTKENYLNTEDFVIGYSDLALQKSVTVKLKPKNPSSIKNKSKVHAYAVYGRSLGFAGGKWKGDVYEFKTRNLGTFRLVEDNDKPNIRVTRKNSSSIKCKISDSRSGINSYSATINGKWLLMNHDKKTASLTSEMSDQMKNLKGEFILTVTDNAGNKEVYTTTIY; encoded by the coding sequence TTGAAATCTATCCATTTTTTATTCGCCTTTCTTATTTGTTTTTTATACTCTTCTTTTTGTTTTGCTCAAAAACGAGGAGAATATATGTATCCCATAAATCCGAATACAACAAATTCGCTTTCAGGGGGAATGGCAGAGTTGCGCTCAAATCATTTTCACATGGGAATTGATGTTCGAACAAATAATCAAATTGGTTTGCCTGTTCATGCTGCTGATGATGGATATGTTTCTCGTGTAAAAGTAAAAGGCTCTGGTTATGGAAATGCAATTTATATAAAACATAAAAATGGAACGACAACACTTTATGGACATTTGAGTGAGTTTAATAAAGAAATTGCTGCTTATGTCAGAAAAATTCAGTACCAAAGAAAGAGTTTTAATGTTGATTTGTACCTTTCTCCTTCTCAATTTCCTGTCAAAAAAGGAGATATAGTTGCTCTTTCTGGAAATAGTGGTTCATCAGGAGGTCCTCATGTACATTTCGAAATTCGTGATAAAAATGAACGAGCCTTGAATCCTTTAGATTATGGTTTTGATGAAATTAAAGACAATATTGCCCCAATTATGGATAGAGTGGCATTTATTCCCTTAGAAAAAAATGCACTGATAAAAGGAGAATATAACCGAGAAATTGTAGGAGCTTATTCGACAGGAAAAAATAAATATGGACTCAGAATTCCAAAAATGACAGCCTATGGATTAATAGGGTTAGAAATTGATGCGAAAGACAAAGCTGATGGAGTATATTTTAGTTATGGAATGGATGAAATAGAAGTTTCAGTAAATGAAAAACAGACCTTTAAAGTACATTTTGATAGAATTTCATTTGCCAACCAAAGACACATGAATAATTATATGAATTATGAATATTATATCAAAACAAGAAAAAGATACAGAAAATGTTATGTTCCTGATGGAGGCGAACATTTGCATTTTTATGAAAGTTCTAATAAAAATAAAGGAAAATTATTTATAGAAGATGGAAAAACATACCAGGTCAGAATCAGGATGACAGATGCCTATGGAAATGAATCAAATACTGAATTTGAAATTGTAGGTGATAAAAATCAAAAAGCAGTCAAAAATTATCCTGTAAAACTCAATAATTACAAAATTGAAGATAATTATATGATTTTTAATGGACTTACCTTTGATGAAAAACAAGAAGCAGAAGTTTGTATTGATTATTTAGCTTATAAAATAAAACCTCAATTTGAAGTAGGAAATACAGGAACATTCTTTTGGGATTTGCGAACAGGTTTGCCCGATTCTTTGATTTTTCCCAATGGAACAACAATTTATCCGAATGTAAAAGCACAAGTTCCTTCAAAAACTTCTTTTTCTTTTTATCACAATGATTTTAATATTTATTTCCCAAATGGTGCGTTGTATGACACTACATATTTAGCCTTTCAAACAAAAGAAAATTACCTAAATACTGAAGATTTTGTAATTGGTTATTCTGATTTGGCTCTTCAAAAGTCGGTTACAGTCAAACTAAAACCAAAAAATCCGTCTTCTATAAAAAATAAATCAAAAGTTCATGCTTATGCTGTTTATGGTAGAAGTTTGGGTTTTGCTGGTGGAAAATGGAAAGGCGATGTTTATGAATTTAAGACTCGTAATTTAGGTACTTTCCGTTTGGTAGAAGATAATGACAAACCAAATATTAGAGTTACTCGCAAAAATTCTAGCAGTATAAAATGTAAAATTTCTGATAGTCGTTCAGGGATAAATTCTTATTCTGCTACAATTAATGGAAAATGGCTTTTGATGAATCACGATAAAAAAACAGCTTCTCTTACTTCTGAAATGTCTGACCAAATGAAAAATCTGAAAGGAGAATTTATATTGACAGTTACGGATAATGCAGGAAATAAAGAAGTTTATACAACAACAATTTATTAA
- a CDS encoding 7TM diverse intracellular signaling domain-containing protein, giving the protein MKYIYIYIVLAYFISYSVQSQNIISFSEETELIELDGKKVTFFEDKDHAYTLEQVLSQSDTLFKEVEQDIPNFANTTSTIWGKFSVRNSTQKELLFELANPLLDNLTFFYPNSTNSYEKLELGAKQIFSTRPFQLNNFVIPLAFENDNQTKTYYFKILSEYPIELPMKIATSKKITETNHIHDVLYGIYFGFLIVMSLYNFFIFLSTRDKTYFYYILYISSIVILYGNFKGYSFEFLWGSTPSLNYYIPTLVSLISIFILLFSTSFLDTKKNFRKTHITAYVLMGIFAIPIILNFAGLYAVAAPLSQLFSLLLSFYILFIAFYSYFKGVKIARFFALAWFVFLIGIIIFMLQVLGVIASTPLTQNATIIGSAIEVVLLSFALADRINVYKKQKEEAQQEALEKTKENEKLVTEQNKVLEVKVKEATEELSISNEELNSTNEELNAMLETVQEQKDTIEERSTEIEAINEEVKATNEELNSTNEELSSTVETVKKQNKIIADSNRSITDSLRYAQTIQDAILPFEERMDSHLKDYFTFYRPKDIVSGDFYWLTDLKGKIYLAVADCTGHGVPGAFMSMIGSAALDALVDRNELEQPDKILEELHLTIQKALKQKNSTNDDGMDVGLCVLEYLPNGECKILFSGAKRPFYYYKQATQEFLEIKGTRQSIGGYSKKQRHVFEVNEIILEKGDCFYLCSDGYVDQNDKNDNKFGSPNLKKLIHDIAPLSMEKQGDIIKQKFDEHKGEEAQRDDIAFIGVRVS; this is encoded by the coding sequence ATGAAATATATATATATATATATAGTATTAGCTTATTTTATTTCCTATTCTGTACAATCACAGAATATAATTTCCTTTTCTGAAGAAACAGAACTGATAGAATTAGATGGAAAAAAGGTAACATTTTTTGAGGATAAAGACCATGCTTATACATTAGAGCAAGTGCTTTCTCAATCAGATACTTTATTTAAAGAGGTAGAACAAGATATTCCCAACTTTGCTAATACAACTTCTACAATTTGGGGGAAATTTAGTGTCAGAAATTCAACTCAAAAAGAGTTACTCTTTGAACTAGCCAATCCTTTATTAGATAATCTTACTTTTTTCTATCCCAATTCTACTAATAGTTATGAAAAACTAGAGTTGGGAGCAAAACAAATTTTTTCTACTCGTCCTTTTCAACTCAATAATTTTGTAATACCACTTGCTTTCGAAAACGATAATCAAACCAAGACATATTATTTTAAGATTCTTAGTGAATATCCCATTGAGTTGCCTATGAAAATAGCCACGTCTAAAAAAATTACTGAAACTAATCATATACATGATGTTTTGTATGGAATTTATTTTGGGTTTTTAATAGTAATGAGTTTATATAACTTTTTCATATTTCTATCTACACGAGATAAAACTTATTTTTATTATATACTCTATATTTCTTCTATTGTAATTTTATATGGAAACTTCAAAGGTTATTCTTTTGAATTTCTTTGGGGTAGTACACCTAGTTTAAATTATTATATTCCCACATTAGTTTCATTAATAAGCATATTTATTCTACTTTTTTCTACTAGTTTCCTAGATACAAAAAAGAATTTTCGAAAAACTCATATTACTGCTTATGTATTAATGGGAATATTTGCGATACCAATTATTTTAAATTTTGCAGGTCTATATGCAGTCGCTGCACCATTATCACAACTTTTTTCACTCTTATTATCTTTCTATATATTATTTATTGCATTTTATAGTTATTTTAAGGGAGTAAAAATAGCTCGTTTTTTTGCATTAGCTTGGTTTGTATTTCTTATAGGAATTATTATTTTTATGTTGCAAGTTCTTGGTGTGATTGCCTCTACTCCTCTTACACAAAATGCTACAATTATAGGTTCTGCGATAGAAGTAGTATTATTATCTTTTGCACTTGCAGACAGAATAAATGTCTATAAAAAGCAAAAAGAAGAAGCACAACAAGAAGCATTAGAAAAGACAAAAGAAAATGAGAAACTAGTAACAGAACAAAATAAAGTTTTAGAAGTAAAAGTAAAAGAAGCTACTGAAGAGCTAAGTATTTCTAATGAAGAATTAAATTCTACTAATGAAGAACTTAATGCTATGCTAGAAACAGTCCAAGAGCAAAAAGATACCATTGAAGAGCGTTCAACCGAAATAGAGGCGATTAACGAAGAAGTAAAAGCCACTAATGAAGAACTAAACTCTACTAATGAAGAGCTGAGTTCAACCGTAGAAACAGTCAAGAAACAAAATAAAATTATTGCAGATTCTAACCGAAGTATTACAGATAGTTTGCGTTATGCTCAGACTATTCAAGATGCAATCTTGCCTTTTGAGGAACGTATGGATAGCCATTTGAAAGATTATTTTACCTTTTATCGTCCAAAAGATATTGTTTCAGGAGATTTTTATTGGCTGACAGACCTCAAAGGAAAAATTTATTTAGCTGTTGCAGATTGTACTGGACACGGTGTACCAGGGGCATTTATGTCTATGATTGGTTCGGCTGCTCTTGACGCCCTTGTAGATAGAAATGAACTAGAACAGCCTGATAAAATTTTGGAGGAGCTCCATCTCACTATTCAAAAAGCCTTAAAACAAAAGAATAGTACAAATGATGATGGAATGGATGTTGGGCTTTGTGTTTTGGAATATCTCCCAAATGGAGAATGTAAAATTCTTTTTTCTGGTGCAAAACGTCCATTTTATTATTACAAACAGGCAACACAAGAATTTTTAGAGATAAAAGGAACACGCCAAAGTATTGGAGGGTATTCTAAAAAACAAAGACATGTCTTTGAAGTAAATGAAATTATTTTAGAAAAAGGAGATTGTTTTTACTTATGTAGTGATGGATATGTAGATCAAAATGATAAAAATGATAATAAATTTGGCTCACCAAATCTCAAAAAATTAATCCATGATATAGCTCCTTTATCTATGGAAAAACAAGGTGATATTATCAAACAAAAATTTGATGAGCATAAAGGCGAAGAAGCACAACGTGATGATATTGCTTTTATTGGTGTGCGTGTTTCATAA
- a CDS encoding FAD-binding oxidoreductase: MEKFINECKLILGGNNVEFKENPTILLRQATFDFPAKVEAVLYPTSVTQLSDCFKIANKYKQPLYVVSRGNNIGLGSALPPKEDSILIDLSKMDTITDFSEEMAYITVEAGVSFEQVFSFLEENNSSLMMDSIGSTSKASVVGNTADRGHGMGMYADRFSNVCGFEVVLPNGEIIQTGYTAYAENNKIAPLAKGGVGASLDGLFTQSNLGIITKLTFWLKPKTDFLQTFYFEIEADTDCGKVAEEWKKLRLLGLQASLRIFSDTRLIAFNMQKPTDKEWSEELRKELRESIGVENKWIGFGGIYSASELHAKADKKIIINSIGTIAKNLVFYDKSSSKNANSDEEKAKTDFFYETSVLRGYVSDKPLEMCYWGKNKAYKQKINVYQDLCGVLWYCPIIPQTQKDVQRAIEIVETCSLKYKLEPNVGFLFVSERTIDITGAICYDREQEGEEDRAVQCHNEIMEAFISEGYAPYRLGIQSMDLMKKLNPSTLNFLRHLKNSIDPNHILSKNRYII, from the coding sequence ATGGAAAAATTTATAAATGAATGTAAATTAATTTTAGGTGGAAATAATGTAGAGTTTAAAGAAAATCCTACTATTTTACTACGGCAAGCTACTTTTGATTTTCCTGCAAAAGTAGAAGCTGTATTATATCCTACCTCAGTTACTCAATTATCAGACTGTTTTAAGATTGCAAATAAGTATAAACAACCTCTTTATGTAGTCAGTAGAGGAAATAATATTGGACTAGGTTCTGCGCTTCCTCCCAAAGAAGATAGTATTTTGATTGATTTATCAAAAATGGATACTATAACAGATTTTAGTGAAGAGATGGCTTACATAACAGTAGAAGCGGGAGTTTCTTTTGAACAAGTATTTAGTTTTTTAGAAGAAAATAATAGTAGTCTGATGATGGATAGCATTGGCTCAACATCAAAAGCTAGTGTTGTTGGAAATACAGCAGATAGAGGACATGGAATGGGAATGTATGCTGATAGATTTAGTAATGTGTGTGGTTTTGAAGTTGTTTTGCCTAATGGAGAAATTATACAAACAGGATATACTGCTTATGCAGAAAATAATAAAATAGCACCATTAGCTAAAGGAGGGGTAGGTGCTAGTCTTGATGGGCTTTTCACACAGTCTAATTTAGGAATTATAACTAAACTTACTTTTTGGTTAAAACCCAAGACAGATTTCTTACAAACATTCTATTTTGAGATAGAAGCAGATACAGACTGTGGAAAAGTAGCTGAAGAATGGAAAAAACTTCGTCTATTAGGTCTTCAAGCCTCTTTACGGATATTTAGTGATACTAGATTGATAGCTTTTAACATGCAAAAACCAACTGATAAAGAATGGTCAGAAGAGTTGCGAAAAGAGCTACGAGAGTCTATTGGAGTAGAAAATAAGTGGATAGGCTTTGGAGGAATTTATTCAGCTAGTGAATTACATGCAAAGGCTGATAAAAAAATAATTATAAATTCTATTGGAACTATCGCAAAAAATTTAGTATTTTACGACAAGTCTAGCAGTAAGAATGCTAATAGTGATGAAGAAAAAGCAAAAACTGATTTTTTCTATGAAACATCTGTACTTAGAGGATATGTTTCTGACAAACCTTTAGAGATGTGTTATTGGGGAAAAAATAAGGCTTACAAACAAAAAATAAATGTTTATCAAGACTTATGTGGTGTATTGTGGTACTGTCCTATTATTCCACAAACCCAAAAAGATGTACAAAGAGCGATTGAAATTGTAGAAACTTGTAGCTTGAAGTACAAATTAGAACCAAATGTAGGTTTTTTGTTTGTTTCTGAAAGAACAATAGACATAACAGGTGCTATTTGTTATGATAGAGAACAAGAAGGAGAAGAAGACCGAGCTGTTCAATGTCATAACGAAATTATGGAAGCTTTTATTTCAGAAGGATATGCTCCTTATAGATTAGGAATACAGTCTATGGATTTGATGAAAAAATTAAATCCAAGTACGCTTAATTTTCTACGTCATTTAAAAAATAGTATAGACCCAAATCATATTTTATCCAAAAATAGATACATTATTTAA
- a CDS encoding GNAT family N-acetyltransferase, with the protein MKILETERLIIEEANLSDASFFLRLLNSPNWLEFIGDRNIKSLEDATKYVQESLIGSYKEKGFGFYKMSLRANNEPIGAIGFLKREYLEFPDIGYAILPNYESKGYVSEAAKAVLEYGKNKLQLKEIVAFTTEENLASQKILLKIGLYFIDKRILDGEECVYYSTEKC; encoded by the coding sequence ATGAAAATACTAGAAACAGAAAGATTGATTATAGAAGAAGCTAATTTGAGCGATGCATCTTTTTTTCTTCGGTTACTAAACAGTCCAAATTGGTTAGAATTTATTGGAGATAGGAATATTAAATCATTAGAAGATGCCACTAAATATGTACAAGAGTCTTTGATAGGTAGTTATAAAGAAAAGGGCTTTGGCTTCTATAAAATGAGTTTAAGAGCAAATAATGAACCGATTGGAGCGATTGGATTTTTAAAACGTGAATACTTAGAATTTCCAGACATTGGATATGCTATTTTGCCAAATTATGAAAGTAAAGGATATGTTAGTGAAGCTGCAAAAGCAGTTTTAGAGTATGGAAAAAATAAACTTCAGTTAAAAGAAATAGTAGCTTTCACAACCGAAGAAAATTTGGCTTCTCAAAAAATTCTATTAAAAATAGGCTTATACTTTATCGATAAGAGAATATTAGATGGAGAGGAGTGTGTATATTATTCTACTGAAAAATGCTAA